The following nucleotide sequence is from Bacteroidota bacterium.
CCGGATTTTTAGTTGCAACGGGTAGTGAAATATCTATTTCAGCAGATTTATTATTACCTGCTTTTTTGTATTTTCCTTCTAATTCTGCAAATCTATTTTCAGCCAGTTGTTTAAGTTCGTTTACTCTCTGGCCAAATTCTTTTTTTAATTCATTGGGAACATTTTTGATCTCGGAAAAAACATCCTTCAAAACATTTTTTGTCCCTAAAAACCGTATCCTGAATGCTTCAAGTTCTGCTGCATTGTTTACGGCAGATCCCTCCACTTCTTTTTTTAACTCCTGAATGTTATCAAATTGGTTCTGCATAGGTTCCATGCGGCCAAAATTACAAAATAAAAAGGGCGGCAAAAATTTGCCGCCCTTGTATAATTTATTGATGGATATTTATTCTATCACAAACTTCTCAGAATAAGAAGATTTGCCATTGCTGATAACAACAAAATAGAATCCTGCTTCTAAATTAGCAACATTCATTTCTATCATGTTTTCACCTGCAACCACAGAATTTGAAGTATTAACAACCTGTTTGCCAAGAATATCAAACACCTGCACTCCAACATTCATATCTTCCTGAACGCTGTAGTAATCAACAGTAACGATATCACCTGAAGCCGGATTTGGGAATACAGAAACGATAGAGTTATCGTATTCATCCATTTCCACATAACTTCCGTCTGTTCTCCAGTTTGAAGAGCTTGTAGAAATTAAAAGATCATAACAGTCACCAGCGCTGAATGCACCGTCCCAACCATATACTTTAACATAACGGGTTCCTGCCTGAGTAGTATTCCAAATGATTGTCTCACTTGTTGTGCCACCATTTTCAGAAATACCTTTCTGAGCAACAGATTGGTTATATAATCTCACATCATAATCAGCAGGCAATGAAGTCAAACTGATTTTGATTTTTGTATTGGAACCAGTGGTTGTAAATTTAAACCAGTCTGCATCTGTTGAAGTTGCAATTAACTCAAGATATGTAGTTCCAGCAGTTAATGTAGCAGCTGTTCCTGAAGTATTATTTGGCTCATAATTATCAACACAAGCACCACCACCACCGGTAGTAGTAAATGTAGTAGATGAAGTAAATGCACTTGTTCCTGCAGCACAAACAGTTTGAACCTGCCATTCGTAAGCTGTTGCAGCTGTTAAGCCGGTAACTGCTTTAGAAGTAGTTGCTGAAGTTGTATTTGTCCAGGTTGCACCTGCAGTTGTTTTATAACGAACGTTATAACTAGTTGCACCTGCTGCTGCTGTCCAATTGAAAGTAGCGCTTGTAGTAGCAACCAAAGTTGTATTCATTCCGGTTGGAGCATTACAAGTTCCTCCACCGCCGCCGCCGCAGCCATTAGATGTTAAAAGGGCAGCACGTGATCCACCAACTGCAAATAAAGCCTGAGCTCTGGTTTTTTGACCTGCAGTAAATAGGTTCATACAACCATCATCGGTGTAATCCATGTAGTTTTGATACATATCACCGTTTGGTCCGTTAGTACAAGAGATACGAATTGCTCCGTTAGGGCAACCATAAGTTTCGTCTGCCTGATTTGGAGTATCAGCACAAAGATCTGATCCACCGCAACCTGTACCATCGTCACCCCAAATATGATATAAATTCAGCCAGTGACCAACTTCGTGGGTAGCTGTGCGTCCAAGATCGTATGGAGCAGAACCTGCGCCACCAACACCAAAATAAACGTAATCTATAACAACACCATCAGTTGAAGCGGAGCCACCAGGAAATTGAGCATAACCCAATAAACCACCTGAAAGGTCGCAAACCCATAAATTGAGATATTTGTTCCTATCCCAAATGGTATGACCATAAGTTCCAAATTTCATATCATCACCAGTGCTGAATGATGTTTTAGAAGTGCTTGTTCTGGTAATACCAGTGGTTGGGTTACCACTAGGATCAAGTGTAGCGAGGCAGAAATTAATTTCACAGTCAGCAGCAACACCGGCAAAATAACCAGGAGTTTCACCAA
It contains:
- a CDS encoding T9SS type A sorting domain-containing protein, which codes for MLKKSLLFTTLSFLLGGLVIAQAPQRSCSTMDVDARLRAEDPFYAANREAIEQFTQNYIATEANSGERAVVTIPVVVHIVYNIASENISDAQVYNQLDVLNDDFRRLNSDVGETPGYFAGVAADCEINFCLATLDPSGNPTTGITRTSTSKTSFSTGDDMKFGTYGHTIWDRNKYLNLWVCDLSGGLLGYAQFPGGSASTDGVVIDYVYFGVGGAGSAPYDLGRTATHEVGHWLNLYHIWGDDGTGCGGSDLCADTPNQADETYGCPNGAIRISCTNGPNGDMYQNYMDYTDDGCMNLFTAGQKTRAQALFAVGGSRAALLTSNGCGGGGGGTCNAPTGMNTTLVATTSATFNWTAAAGATSYNVRYKTTAGATWTNTTSATTSKAVTGLTAATAYEWQVQTVCAAGTSAFTSSTTFTTTGGGGACVDNYEPNNTSGTAATLTAGTTYLELIATSTDADWFKFTTTGSNTKIKISLTSLPADYDVRLYNQSVAQKGISENGGTTSETIIWNTTQAGTRYVKVYGWDGAFSAGDCYDLLISTSSSNWRTDGSYVEMDEYDNSIVSVFPNPASGDIVTVDYYSVQEDMNVGVQVFDILGKQVVNTSNSVVAGENMIEMNVANLEAGFYFVVISNGKSSYSEKFVIE